Genomic DNA from Parasteatoda tepidariorum isolate YZ-2023 chromosome 3, CAS_Ptep_4.0, whole genome shotgun sequence:
CACCTCGACGAATTGGAGCCACAGAGCCATCTATAAAATGACTACTTAGTTTAACACGATGCAAATTTTCTATGCATTTgtagttttattgttatttttttaaaaaaaatattaaatttaatattgaaaaacatataCAGTGGTTAAAATCTACTTTTCTGCgtgtaagcaatttttataaacgtatattcaatttaatgtttttaattaatttaaaaaaaagaaaaacaatatttgtttgaaatgatttaaattaaatgtgtaGAAATCTTAACCAAAGGGATCTccaaaaccattttaaataagaataaaaatgcaaaattttttttaattaaaattaaaatttttcattagctTCAGTAACGAAGAAAtatctcttaaatatttttatgctgttcttttatcgtatataatatttcaaatattttatctactACCAAAAAGGATTTTATAAGTAACATTAACTCTTTCCctcaagtagaaaaaaaaatcagaacaggggtttccaacttacaagaggccgggggccacaattaaaaacacaaatcatgGATAAAGGAGGAGGGTTGGGCGTAGGGCTAGTCCCTCTACCCCGTAAAACATCTCTGACTACAGAAACCAAAAGCATATACGGCCAAATTCTCTTGGCGGAAGCAATGACTTGTGAAATTCCAAATGACAGTTATCTAACCTGGAATGAGGAAATCACGCCTATGAAGTGTCGAAGGGAAAGCCATTTGGAGCCTTCGATGCGGAAGAAGTCATTGATGAAACCTAAACACAAGTTACGAATTGGTGCTTGGAATGTAAGAACTATGTACCAATGTGGAAAAAGTAGACAGGTATCAATGGAAATGGATAGATACCAATTGGATATCTTGGGAATATCAGAACTTAGATGGACAGGTTTTGGCAAGATTAAAACTGGAAGTGAACAAATCATTTTGTACTCAGGAGCTGAAGAAAAGCACGAAAGAGGCGTGGCGCTAATCATTAATAAAGAAACAGCGAAGAGTCTTTTGGAATGGGAACCAATCagtgaaagaattttaagagcacgattttattcaaaatatattaaactatcAATTATTCAAGTGTATGNttacaaggctgcggagttgaacattagtagtcgtaaacacgtaattgggtctgctgttcaacaacggatataaaataaaatataactgccCCTGGATACATTCTTTGATTAGGAACACACTTGCTCCTATTAATGTGACTTGATAGCGTTTACATGACAAATTAAGGAGTTATCTGTGATGTAATGCCATAACCTAGGCGTACTTACATACCATGGCCACAACATTCTACATATCTTATCTTTAGGAGGAGCTTTCGTTTGTACGGTGACAGAGATTTAGATAAGATGATATTCTGATTGCCTTTTTCATATCAACTTACTGTCGATTCGGATAGTAAAGTTGAAGTTAGTTCGGACCCTGATGAAAATggtattttgtttgaaaaatgagtcaaacaaattaatttgtaatttgtaattactttaaaatattagcatgaataaatattggaaatttGTACCAAGTGTTCACCTGTttgtaaaaatgtgaaatattgtAGATTTCGATTTTCTACGTTGAGTTCTAAAATCATCAGACAGGATAAGAAATgggggagagaaaaaaattaatgctaacaAATTTcctaatgataaattattatgtattagattaataatttattactttttaaaataaatcaattaaatcttgccttctttttttaattatttgatttagcaaactaagaaactatttaattgatttaatacaaatttcaggttttgaaaattacttagtTTAACACGATGTAAATTTTCTAtgcatttatagttttattattatttttttaaaaaaaatattaaatttaatattgaaaaacatataCAGTGGTTGAAATCTACTTTTCTGCgtgtaagcaatttttataaacgtatattcaatttaatgtttttaattaatttaaaaaaaagaaaataaatatttgtttgaaatgatttaaattaaatgtgtaGAAATCTTTTACCAAAGGAATCTccaaaaccattttaaataaaaataaaaatgcaaaacaattttttaattaaaattaaaatttttcattagctTCAGTAACGAAGAaaatctcttaaatatttttatgctgttcttttatcgtatataatatttcaaatattttatctactACCAAAAAGGATTTTATAAGTATCATTAACTCTTTCCctcaagtagaaaaaaaaatcagaacaggggtttccaacttacaagaggccgggggccacaattaaaaacacaaatcatgGATAAAGGAGGAGTTTTGGGTGTAGGGCTAGTCCCTCTACCCCGTAAAACATCCCTGACTACAGAAACCAAAAGCATATCGCGCCAAATTCTCTTGGCGGAAGCAATGACTTGAGAAATTCCAAATGACAGTTATCTAACCTGGAATGAGGAAATCACGCCTATGAAGTGTCGAAGGGAAAGCCATTTGGAGCCTTCGATGCGGAAGAAGTCATTGGTGAAACCTAAACACAAGTTACGAATTGGTGCTTGGAATGTAAGAACTATGTACCAATGTGGAAAAAGTAGACAGGTATCAATGGAAATGGATAGATACCAATTGGATATCTTGGGAATATCAGAACTTAGATGGACAGGTTTTGGCAAGATTAAAACTGGAAGTGAACAAATCATTTTGTACTCAGGAGCTGAAGAAAAGCACGAAAGAGGCGTGGCGCTAATCATTAATAAAGAAACAGCGAAGAGTCTTTTGGAATGGGAACCAATCagtgaaagaattttaagagcacgattttattcaaaatatattaaactatcAATTATTCAAGTGTATGCACCAACGAATGATGCTGATGAGGAGGAAAAGGAGACATTTTATGATCAACTACAATGTGTTTTAAATCGAGTTCCAAAACATGACATGATAATTCTTATGGGAGACCTTAATGCTAAGGTTGGAAAACGGATTAGTGATGATGAAACCTCCATGGGAAACGAATCACCGGGTGAGAGGAACGAAAATGGAGAACTGTTTGTTTCCCTGTGCGaactaaatagtttaaacataGGTGGGAGTAGATTCAAGCATAGAGAGATACATAAATGTACATGGACCTCACCAGACGGAAGAACAAAGAATCAAATAGATCATATTGCAATTAATAACAAGTTCAGGAGCTCACTAAGAGACGTAAGAGCGATGAGAGGTGCCGACGTTGGATCAGATCACTACTTGATTCTtgcaatattaaaactaaaattaagaaaatcaccAAAGAAGACGGGACATAAAAGAATAAGCTATGACATTGCTAAGTTAAAAGCCAAAGAGTGCAGACAAGAATTTTCAATCGAGTTGAAAAACAGATTTGAGCTGttaaaggaagaagaaaatcaTGGCAACACTAAGCAATCAGAAAATGaggtaaaagaaaaagttgaagAGACTTGGGAAcatatcaaaaacatttattgcgACGTAGCAGAAAAAGTGTTGGGtgaaaagaaaggaaagaaaagcaAAGAATGGATTACGGGTGAAACATTAATACTAATTGAAAgcagaaggaaaaagaaaatacagatGGAAACTACAAAGTCTGAAAGATTATTTAATCGGTATAGACAGCAGTATAGTCAAATTGATAGAGAAGTAAAAAAGTCAGCCAGAAAAgacaaaaggaaatatttcacAGACCTTGCCAATGAGGCTCAAGATGCAGCGCAAAAAGGACAAATAAGTACTTTCTATCAGAAAGTGaaacaaataaaaggaaataaacgaAATTCGCAATGTGCAGTACGAGACAAAAACAATAAGTTACTTACTACGGATAAGAGGATCGAAGAAAGATGGagagaatattttgaagatacGCTTAACGCACACCATGTTGAAAATTCTGAGCAACTCCCAAATGTTACATTAAATGTAGCATCTACTGTAGATTTTTCTTTGGAAGATATCTCGCTGGATGAGGTACAGAGTGCCCTGAGGGCCACAAAACCAAAGAAGGCTGCAGGGAGAGACGGAATCGTGGCAGAGATGCTTAAGGCAGATTTTGAAACCGCTACAAGACAGTTGCAAAAGCTCTTCAATGAAATCTGGAGAAATGAAAGAATACCAGAACAATGGAAAGAAGCAGTAATAGTGAAAATTCCCAAGAAAGGCGATCTaacaaaatgcgaaaattggAGGGGCATTAGCCTACTTTCCATACCGGgaaaaatatttggaagaatagttttgaatagactaaaacatgaaatttatggaattttaagAGAAGAACAGGCAGGTTTCCGCAGTGGAAGTGGAACAATGCAGCAAATCTTCACACTTAGAAATATCATTGAGCAAAGCTTAGAATTTAACAcctctttatatttaaactttattgatttcAGTAAAGCCTTTGATTCAGTTAAGAGAGAGAAATTATgggaaattttatcactttataatataccagaaaaatatattaacataatcAAAGATATGTATGATAACAGCAAAGCATGTATAGAAGTAAATGGAGAATTAACTGaattctttttagtaaaaactGGCGTGAGACAGGGATGTGTTTTATcgggatttttatttatactggtGATAGACTGGATTATGCGAAACAGCttgaaagatgaaaaaagaGGAATAAGGTGGAATTTCACAACTACTTTAGAAGACCTTGATTTTGCTGATGACATCGTACTTATTTCATCCAAATGTACAGACCTTCAACTTAAAACAgacaaattcaacaaatattcaaatagtgTAGGTTTATTCATGAACAAGAAGAAAACTAAAGTAAtgagaataaatcaaaagaaaaatgacaaaattaaaatcgaaaatcacGAAATAGATGACATAGAGTCATTTAGCTATTTAGGTTCTATTGTAGATAAAAAAGGTGGAAGTAGCGAAGATATTAGACAGAGAATAATCAAAGCAAGAACATGTTTTAAgggattacataaatttttggagagagtcaaatattgaaataaagacaaaaatagttgtttacaAAGCTATTGTTAGAGCAGTACTATTATATGGCGCAGAAACCTGGAAACAGACTTAGATCGAAATGCAAAAATTAGAaacctttcaaaacaaatgtttaagatttatttttaaaattttctgtccttacaaagtatcaaatcaaaatctattaaggaaagctaaaataaaaacaatcgaagatgaaattaaaaaacgaagatgGAGCTGGCTCGGACATATCCTTAGAATGCCCAAAGGAAAAATTTCATCTGTTGCACTTACATGGGCCCCTGATGGTAAAAGAACAAGAGGAAGACCCAGACTTACCATCCAGCGCATGTTTTGGggcgaattaaaagaatgtagaatatctggctgggaggaagcaagatctattgctaaagacaggaggcgttggagggatatgctggaggccttaagtgcccaaggcacgtagaggataagtaagtaagtaatagttttattattactttttaaaaaaaatattaaatttaatattgaaaaacatataCAGTGGTTAAAATCTACTTTTCTGCgtgtaagcaatttttataaacgtatattcaatttaatatttttaattaatttaaaaaaaagaaaaacaatatttgtttgaaatgatttaaattaaatg
This window encodes:
- the LOC122270164 gene encoding LINE-1 retrotransposable element ORF2 protein, whose protein sequence is MKCRRESHLEPSMRKKSLVKPKHKLRIGAWNVRTMYQCGKSRQVSMEMDRYQLDILGISELRWTGFGKIKTGSEQIILYSGAEEKHERGVALIINKETAKSLLEWEPISERILRARFYSKYIKLSIIQVYAPTNDADEEEKETFYDQLQCVLNRVPKHDMIILMGDLNAKVGKRISDDETSMGNESPGERNENGELFVSLCELNSLNIGGSRFKHREIHKCTWTSPDGRTKNQIDHIAINNKFRSSLRDVRAMRGADVGSDHYLILAILKLKLRKSPKKTGHKRISYDIAKLKAKECRQEFSIELKNRFELLKEEENHGNTKQSENEVKEKVEETWEHIKNIYCDVAEKVLGEKKGKKSKEWITGETLILIESRRKKKIQMETTKSERLFNRYRQQYSQIDREVKKSARKDKRKYFTDLANEAQDAAQKGQISTFYQKVKQIKGNKRNSQCAVRDKNNKLLTTDKRIEERWREYFEDTLNAHHVENSEQLPNVTLNVASTVDFSLEDISLDEVQSALRATKPKKAAGRDGIVAEMLKADFETATRQLQKLFNEIWRNERIPEQWKEAVIVKIPKKGDLTKCENWRGISLLSIPGKIFGRIVLNRLKHEIYGILREEQAGFRSGSGTMQQIFTLRNIIEQSLEFNTSLYLNFIDFSKAFDSVKREKLWEILSLYNIPEKYINIIKDMYDNSKACIEVNGELTEFFLVKTGVRQGCVLSGFLFILVIDWIMRNSLKDEKRGIRWNFTTTLEDLDFADDIVLISSKCTDLQLKTDKFNKYSNSVGLFMNKKKTKVMRINQKKNDKIKIENHEIDDIESFSYLGSIVDKKGGSSEDIRQRIIKARTCFKGLHKFLERVKY